The Deinococcus koreensis genome window below encodes:
- a CDS encoding glycosyl hydrolase family 28-related protein → MKRMVEGIPPSPPAPRAGRGAPTRFRSIEVLAAVLGSTLLLGACARTPAPAAQGDGLQGDGLQAAAAPAVRSDLGPNVTVFDPAMPVAQIQAALDAAHARQVNDEMGSGRYAFLFRPGTYGTPQQPLQIKVGYYTEIAGLGATPGDVVINGKLEVYNRCLGDGGTSNCIALNNFWRTASNLTVDINALGQDGCRASANFWAVSQATSLRRVEVRGGNLSLMDYCTAGPQFASGGFIADSKLPFVINGSQQQWLTRNSAVAGWSNGVWNQVFSGVEGAPSEAGFPNPPYTTLDTTPVSREKPYLYVDGSGAYQVRVPVARTNTRGLSWGTAATAGRTLPLSDFFVARPGDSVQVINTELARGRHLLLTPGLYDVPRSILVKRADTVVLGLGHATLTSTDGATPLRVADVPGVVIAGVTLDAGPAQSELLLQIGTKNGNNGAKKNDHANPTTLSDVYFRVGGPHIGKVDTALEVNSDHVLIDHIWVWRADHGTEGFTQGVNGDTDRWRTNIGRQGVVVNGNDVTATGLFVEHFQQYNTVWNGERGNVVLYQNELPYDPPTQMDWMNGPVLGWAGYKVADGVRTHSLQGGGVYVFNQNNPSIVTENGFEVPRTPGVRLRHIMTVNLSAGTIKHVVNGVGAAVDTSRVGQPEYVVSYP, encoded by the coding sequence ATGAAGAGAATGGTTGAAGGTATCCCACCGTCACCGCCCGCCCCCCGCGCCGGTCGAGGCGCCCCGACCCGGTTCCGGTCGATTGAGGTGCTGGCGGCCGTACTGGGCAGCACCCTGCTGCTCGGCGCCTGCGCCCGCACGCCGGCCCCCGCGGCGCAGGGTGACGGGTTGCAGGGCGACGGGCTCCAGGCCGCCGCCGCCCCGGCCGTCCGGAGCGACCTGGGGCCGAACGTCACCGTGTTCGACCCCGCCATGCCGGTCGCGCAGATCCAGGCCGCCCTGGACGCCGCGCACGCCCGGCAGGTGAACGACGAGATGGGCAGTGGGCGCTACGCCTTCCTGTTCCGGCCCGGCACCTACGGCACCCCCCAGCAGCCCCTGCAGATCAAGGTGGGCTACTACACCGAGATCGCCGGTCTGGGGGCTACGCCGGGCGACGTGGTGATCAACGGCAAGCTGGAGGTCTACAACCGCTGCCTGGGAGACGGCGGCACCAGCAACTGCATCGCGCTGAACAACTTCTGGCGAACGGCATCCAATCTGACCGTGGACATCAACGCGCTGGGCCAGGACGGCTGCCGCGCCTCGGCCAACTTCTGGGCGGTGTCGCAGGCGACCTCGCTGCGCCGGGTGGAGGTTCGCGGGGGCAACCTGTCGCTGATGGACTACTGCACGGCCGGGCCGCAGTTCGCCAGCGGCGGCTTCATCGCCGACAGCAAGCTGCCCTTCGTCATCAACGGCTCGCAGCAGCAGTGGCTGACCCGCAACAGCGCCGTGGCGGGCTGGTCGAACGGCGTGTGGAACCAGGTGTTCTCGGGCGTCGAGGGCGCCCCCTCCGAGGCCGGCTTCCCGAATCCGCCCTACACGACCCTCGACACCACGCCGGTCAGCCGCGAGAAGCCCTACCTGTACGTGGACGGCTCGGGCGCCTATCAGGTGCGGGTGCCGGTGGCGCGCACGAACACGCGCGGCCTGTCGTGGGGAACAGCGGCCACGGCCGGGCGCACCCTGCCCCTGAGCGACTTCTTCGTGGCGCGGCCGGGAGACAGCGTGCAGGTCATCAACACCGAACTCGCGCGTGGCCGCCACCTGCTGCTGACGCCGGGCCTCTACGACGTGCCGCGGAGCATCCTGGTCAAGCGCGCCGACACGGTGGTGCTGGGCCTGGGCCACGCCACCCTGACCTCCACGGACGGCGCCACGCCCCTGCGGGTGGCCGACGTGCCCGGCGTGGTGATCGCCGGCGTGACGCTGGACGCGGGGCCGGCCCAGTCCGAACTCCTGCTGCAGATCGGCACGAAGAACGGCAACAACGGCGCGAAGAAGAACGACCACGCCAATCCCACGACCCTCAGCGACGTGTACTTCCGCGTGGGCGGCCCGCACATCGGCAAGGTCGACACGGCCCTGGAAGTCAACAGCGATCACGTGCTGATCGACCACATCTGGGTCTGGCGCGCCGACCACGGCACCGAGGGCTTCACCCAGGGCGTGAACGGCGATACGGATCGCTGGCGCACCAACATCGGCCGGCAGGGCGTGGTCGTGAACGGGAACGACGTCACGGCCACCGGCCTGTTCGTCGAGCACTTCCAGCAGTACAACACGGTCTGGAACGGCGAGCGCGGTAATGTCGTGCTGTACCAGAACGAACTGCCCTACGATCCGCCCACCCAGATGGACTGGATGAACGGCCCCGTGTTGGGCTGGGCCGGCTACAAGGTGGCCGACGGCGTCAGGACGCACAGCCTGCAGGGGGGCGGGGTGTACGTGTTCAACCAGAACAACCCGTCCATCGTCACCGAGAACGGCTTCGAGGTGCCCCGGACGCCCGGCGTGCGGCTGCGCCACATCATGACCGTGAACCTCAGCGCCGGCACCATTAAGCACGTGGTCAACGGCGTGGGCGCGGCGGTCGATACCAGTCGGGTCGGGCAGCCCGAGTACGTGGTGTCCTATCCCTGA
- the icd gene encoding NADP-dependent isocitrate dehydrogenase yields the protein MDSHIKVPAQGEKISMSGGKLQVPDHPIIPFVEGDGTGADIWRASVRVLDAAVEKAYGGRRKVEWMEVYAGDKANEVYGEAVWLPPATVEAFKEYLIGIKGPLTTPVGGGIRSINVALRQELDLYACLRPVQYFEGVPSPVKNPENVDMVIFRENTEDIYAGIEYMAGTPEAAKMRDFLVSEMGVRKIRFPDTSSFGVKPVSQEGTERLVRAAIQYAIDNGRKSVTLVHKGNIMKFTEGGFRDWGYDLAKREFGGVEIDGGPWLQLPGGIVIKDVIADAFLQQILLRPKEYDVIATLNLNGDYISDALAAQVGGIGIAPGANINYVSGTAVFEATHGTAPKYAGKDVINPSSVILSGEMMLRYLGWTEAADLILSSLSKTIGQKTVTYDFARLMDGATEVKTSVFADNLIGNM from the coding sequence ATCGATAGCCATATCAAGGTGCCCGCGCAGGGCGAGAAGATCAGCATGAGCGGTGGCAAACTGCAGGTGCCGGATCACCCCATCATTCCCTTCGTGGAAGGCGACGGCACCGGGGCCGACATCTGGAGGGCCTCCGTGCGCGTGCTGGACGCCGCCGTGGAGAAGGCCTACGGCGGCCGGCGCAAGGTCGAGTGGATGGAGGTCTACGCGGGCGACAAGGCCAACGAGGTCTACGGCGAGGCCGTCTGGCTGCCGCCGGCCACCGTGGAAGCTTTCAAGGAGTACCTGATCGGTATCAAGGGGCCGCTGACCACGCCGGTCGGCGGCGGGATCCGCTCGATCAACGTGGCGCTGCGCCAGGAACTCGACCTCTACGCCTGCCTGCGCCCGGTGCAGTACTTCGAGGGTGTGCCCAGCCCGGTGAAGAATCCCGAGAACGTGGACATGGTGATCTTCCGCGAGAACACCGAGGACATCTACGCCGGGATCGAGTACATGGCCGGCACGCCCGAGGCCGCCAAGATGCGCGACTTCCTGGTGAGCGAGATGGGCGTCAGGAAGATCCGCTTCCCGGACACCTCCTCCTTCGGCGTCAAGCCCGTGAGCCAGGAGGGCACCGAGCGGCTGGTGCGCGCTGCCATCCAGTACGCCATCGACAACGGCCGCAAGTCGGTCACGCTGGTGCACAAGGGCAACATCATGAAGTTCACGGAGGGCGGCTTCCGCGACTGGGGCTACGACCTCGCCAAGCGTGAATTCGGCGGCGTCGAGATCGACGGCGGCCCCTGGCTGCAGCTCCCCGGCGGCATCGTGATCAAGGACGTGATCGCCGACGCCTTCCTGCAGCAGATCCTGCTGCGCCCGAAGGAGTACGACGTGATCGCCACGCTGAACCTGAACGGCGACTACATCTCCGACGCGCTGGCCGCGCAGGTCGGCGGCATCGGCATCGCGCCGGGCGCCAACATCAACTACGTCTCGGGCACCGCCGTCTTCGAGGCGACCCACGGCACCGCGCCCAAGTACGCCGGCAAGGACGTCATCAATCCCTCCTCGGTGATCCTCTCGGGCGAGATGATGCTGCGCTACCTGGGCTGGACGGAAGCTGCCGACCTGATCCTGTCGAGCCTCAGCAAGACCATCGGCCAGAAGACCGTCACCTACGACTTCGCCCGCCTGATGGACGGCGCGACCGAGGTGAAGACCAGCGTGTTCGCGGACAACCTGATTGGGAACATGTAG
- a CDS encoding Panacea domain-containing protein: MTIAIDDPKRTGYAAEVVANTFLTMARAEGRDLTQMQVHKLVYIAHGFTLALLGRPLIYNTVHAWRGGPVVRRLWQHWGERGTRPIDGELPVSAGEPDLGTDAEALEVIRSVWANYGCMEGEELSRLTHRSGSPWSQTYGLPTDLIPNEITREYYTGLARSA, from the coding sequence ATGACCATCGCCATTGACGATCCCAAACGCACCGGGTACGCCGCCGAGGTGGTGGCGAACACCTTCCTGACCATGGCCCGCGCGGAGGGCCGCGACCTGACCCAGATGCAGGTGCACAAGCTGGTGTATATCGCCCACGGCTTCACGCTGGCGCTGCTGGGTCGCCCGCTGATCTACAACACCGTGCACGCCTGGCGCGGGGGGCCGGTCGTGCGTCGCCTGTGGCAGCACTGGGGCGAACGCGGCACCCGGCCCATCGACGGCGAACTGCCGGTGTCGGCCGGGGAACCCGACCTGGGCACCGACGCCGAGGCGCTGGAGGTCATCCGCTCGGTGTGGGCCAACTACGGCTGCATGGAGGGCGAGGAACTCTCGCGCCTGACCCACCGCTCGGGCAGCCCCTGGTCTCAGACCTATGGCCTGCCGACCGATCTGATCCCCAACGAGATCACCCGCGAGTACTACACCGGACTAGCGCGGAGTGCCTGA
- a CDS encoding B12-binding domain-containing radical SAM protein, with product MSYWRNTLKPLLDAETGTMFKQAPIRVTLAFPNRYSVGMASLGYQVIYRMFNNEEGVACERAFLPDDVDAFEKTGQALPTVESGRDAGDCQLFALSVSFELDLTNIIRTLDVAGIRPLREERDASDALVMIGGPLTSSNPYPLTPFADIIVIGDGEQIVPVVSEALREATSREDFYDLIDGMPGIFLPARHSHEPTWATAPKELLPAYSQIVTPHSELSNMFLVEAQRGCPRPCTFCLARTMYGPNRNNEAQQLLDTIPGWVEKVGLVGAALSDFPHTKYVGRTLTDRGVKLGVSSIRADTVDTELAEILKAGGLRTFTVASDAPSERLRRWLKKGITTEDLIKTAHISRDLGFKGIKVYMMIGLGPENDDDISELISFTKELAGINRIALGISPFVPKRHTPHFADPFAGVQVIEKRMKRIQKELRTTAELRNVSAKWAWVESVIARGGPEVGMAAYQIYRQESIGAWKKALDDVGWTDPFEANAPAIDLPPGQYVAPEHSAPEHYESKDVSAHAQGLAV from the coding sequence TTGAGTTACTGGCGCAATACCCTGAAACCTTTGCTGGACGCCGAGACCGGCACCATGTTCAAACAGGCCCCGATCCGCGTGACGCTGGCCTTCCCGAACCGCTACTCGGTGGGCATGGCCTCGCTGGGCTATCAGGTCATCTACCGCATGTTCAACAACGAGGAAGGGGTCGCCTGCGAGCGCGCCTTCCTGCCCGACGACGTGGACGCCTTCGAGAAGACCGGTCAGGCGCTGCCCACGGTGGAATCGGGCCGTGACGCCGGCGACTGCCAGCTGTTCGCGTTGAGCGTGTCCTTCGAACTCGACCTGACCAACATCATCCGCACGCTGGACGTGGCCGGCATCCGCCCGCTGCGGGAGGAACGCGACGCCTCCGACGCGCTGGTCATGATCGGCGGGCCGCTGACGTCCTCCAATCCGTATCCGCTGACGCCCTTTGCCGACATCATCGTGATCGGGGACGGCGAGCAGATCGTGCCGGTGGTGTCCGAGGCGCTGCGCGAGGCGACCTCCAGAGAGGATTTCTACGACCTGATCGATGGGATGCCCGGCATCTTCCTGCCCGCCCGGCACAGCCACGAGCCGACCTGGGCGACCGCGCCCAAGGAACTGCTGCCGGCCTACTCGCAGATCGTCACGCCGCATTCGGAGCTGAGCAACATGTTCCTGGTGGAGGCGCAGCGCGGCTGCCCGCGCCCCTGCACCTTCTGCCTGGCGCGCACCATGTACGGCCCCAACCGCAACAACGAGGCCCAGCAGCTGCTGGACACCATCCCAGGGTGGGTGGAGAAGGTCGGGCTGGTGGGTGCGGCCCTCTCGGACTTCCCGCACACCAAGTACGTGGGCCGCACGCTCACCGACCGGGGCGTCAAGCTGGGTGTGTCCAGCATCCGCGCCGACACCGTGGACACCGAGCTGGCCGAGATCCTCAAGGCGGGCGGCCTGCGCACCTTCACGGTGGCGAGCGACGCGCCCAGCGAACGCCTGCGCCGCTGGCTGAAGAAGGGCATCACGACCGAAGACCTGATCAAGACCGCGCACATCAGCCGCGACCTGGGTTTCAAGGGCATCAAGGTCTACATGATGATCGGCCTGGGGCCGGAGAATGACGACGACATCAGTGAGCTGATCTCGTTCACCAAGGAACTCGCGGGCATCAACCGCATCGCGCTGGGCATCAGCCCCTTCGTGCCCAAGCGCCACACGCCGCACTTCGCCGACCCCTTCGCGGGCGTGCAGGTCATCGAGAAGCGCATGAAGCGCATCCAGAAGGAGCTGCGCACCACCGCCGAACTGCGCAACGTGTCCGCCAAGTGGGCCTGGGTGGAGAGCGTCATCGCCCGGGGTGGCCCGGAAGTGGGCATGGCTGCCTACCAGATCTACCGGCAGGAGAGCATCGGCGCCTGGAAGAAGGCGCTGGACGACGTGGGCTGGACGGATCCGTTCGAGGCGAACGCGCCCGCCATCGACCTGCCGCCCGGCCAGTACGTTGCCCCCGAGCACTCTGCCCCCGAGCACTACGAGAGCAAGGACGTCTCGGCCCACGCGCAGGGCCTGGCGGTCTAG
- a CDS encoding 3-isopropylmalate dehydratase large subunit translates to MSSPSPRPQTTAQTMAEKILSQRGDRAVYAGDLAVVEVDQVMVVDSIAQSFIERMERDLGAVPKFPERVSIVIDHVAPASTVSVAQAQKEAREYAAQTGVRLFDVGRGICHQVLMEEGLARPGWIVLGSDSHSTTYGAVAAFGTGMGATDIALAAASGKTWLKVPESVKVTFVGDLRDGVSAKDVALEMIRVLGADGATYQSIEMHAGGRFSRGERMTLANLCVEAGAKVGLVVPGGEILDMYDVPQWVYPDPGAIYVQQVEIDLSALNPRMSAPNEVDNVHDVSELRGLRVDQVFIGTCTNGRIEDLHEAAAVLRGQKVAPGTRLLVIPASSQVMEQAMEDGTLLTLQRAGAVLGTPGCGPCMGRHQGVLAPGEVCVSTSNRNFIGRMGDKDARIYLASPAVAAATAVMGKIALPGDVVGVGA, encoded by the coding sequence ATGAGTTCCCCTTCCCCCCGCCCCCAGACGACGGCGCAGACGATGGCGGAAAAGATCCTCTCGCAGCGCGGCGACCGGGCTGTGTATGCCGGCGACCTCGCGGTGGTGGAGGTCGATCAGGTCATGGTCGTGGATTCCATCGCGCAGAGCTTCATTGAGCGCATGGAGCGTGACCTCGGCGCCGTGCCCAAGTTTCCGGAGCGGGTCTCCATCGTCATCGACCACGTGGCACCGGCCTCCACCGTCTCGGTCGCGCAGGCGCAGAAGGAGGCGCGCGAGTACGCCGCGCAGACCGGCGTGCGCCTCTTCGACGTCGGGCGCGGCATCTGCCATCAGGTGCTGATGGAGGAGGGGCTGGCCCGCCCCGGCTGGATCGTGCTGGGTTCGGACAGCCACTCCACCACCTACGGCGCGGTGGCCGCCTTCGGCACCGGCATGGGCGCCACCGACATCGCCCTGGCCGCCGCGAGTGGCAAGACCTGGCTGAAGGTGCCCGAGAGCGTCAAGGTGACCTTCGTGGGCGACTTGAGAGACGGCGTGAGCGCCAAGGACGTGGCCCTGGAGATGATCCGGGTGCTGGGCGCGGACGGAGCGACCTACCAGAGCATCGAGATGCACGCGGGGGGCCGCTTCTCGCGCGGCGAGCGCATGACGCTGGCGAACCTATGCGTGGAGGCCGGCGCCAAGGTCGGGCTGGTGGTGCCCGGCGGCGAGATCCTGGACATGTACGACGTGCCCCAGTGGGTCTACCCCGATCCCGGCGCGATCTACGTGCAGCAGGTCGAGATCGACCTGAGCGCCCTGAACCCGCGCATGTCGGCCCCGAACGAGGTCGACAACGTCCACGACGTCTCCGAGCTGCGGGGACTGAGGGTCGATCAGGTGTTCATCGGCACCTGCACAAACGGGCGCATCGAGGATCTGCACGAGGCCGCTGCTGTGCTCAGGGGCCAGAAGGTCGCCCCCGGCACCCGACTGCTGGTCATCCCCGCCTCCTCGCAGGTCATGGAGCAGGCCATGGAGGACGGCACGCTGCTGACCCTGCAACGTGCCGGGGCGGTGCTGGGCACGCCGGGCTGCGGCCCCTGCATGGGCCGGCATCAGGGCGTGCTGGCCCCCGGCGAGGTCTGCGTGAGCACTTCAAATCGCAACTTCATCGGCCGCATGGGCGATAAGGACGCGAGAATCTATCTGGCGAGCCCGGCCGTGGCGGCGGCGACGGCGGTAATGGGGAAGATCGCGCTGCCGGGGGATGTGGTGGGGGTCGGGGCATGA
- a CDS encoding nucleotidyltransferase family protein: MRPLDLIETHRADLERLLVETGVVRLELFGSALTPDYDPSRSDLDFLVEFAPETDLGPWLSRFFDLRDALSRLLGRPVDLVSRQALGSAPLRRQAQDTRTLIYAA; the protein is encoded by the coding sequence ATGAGGCCACTCGATCTGATCGAGACCCACCGCGCCGATCTGGAGCGTCTGCTGGTGGAGACCGGAGTCGTCCGGCTGGAGCTGTTCGGCTCGGCGCTGACGCCCGACTACGATCCATCCCGCTCTGACCTCGATTTCCTGGTCGAGTTTGCCCCTGAGACCGATCTTGGCCCCTGGCTGAGCCGCTTTTTCGACCTTCGGGACGCGCTGAGCCGTCTGCTGGGCCGCCCGGTCGATCTGGTGTCGAGGCAGGCGCTGGGCAGCGCCCCGCTCCGCCGGCAGGCTCAGGACACCCGAACGCTGATCTATGCCGCCTAA
- a CDS encoding DUF86 domain-containing protein translates to MPPKTRKWLEDVQAAAGLIASFVAGHTLEEYRRSALLRSAVERQLEVIGEAVNRIARHDPGTAARISHHRRIVDFRNQLSHGYDLIDHGLVWRVVQDNVPQLMSEVTALLAALPEENH, encoded by the coding sequence ATGCCGCCTAAGACCCGCAAGTGGCTGGAGGACGTGCAGGCTGCCGCCGGACTGATCGCCTCGTTCGTCGCCGGGCACACGCTGGAGGAATACCGCCGGAGCGCCCTGCTGCGTTCAGCGGTCGAACGTCAGCTGGAGGTCATTGGAGAAGCGGTGAACCGTATCGCCCGCCACGATCCGGGAACCGCAGCCCGCATCAGCCACCACCGCCGCATCGTCGATTTCCGCAATCAGCTCAGCCACGGCTATGACCTGATCGACCACGGACTGGTGTGGCGGGTGGTGCAGGACAACGTGCCGCAACTCATGTCCGAGGTGACGGCCCTGCTGGCCGCCCTCCCAGAGGAGAATCACTGA
- a CDS encoding homoaconitate hydratase (catalyzes the formation of homoisocitrate from cis-homoaconitate) translates to MPRIWKFGDSVNTDDILPGKFAPFMAGEDVFQTFAFHYIRPEFAAAVQPGDVLIGGRNWGLGSSREYAPLALKKLRIGAIVAPSFARIHYRNLLNLGIPAFEYDLTGLLDDGDQVSLDVDTGVLTHPGGTVQLPPPPEFLREALAEGSILAFFKKYGRFPGERPS, encoded by the coding sequence ATGCCCCGCATCTGGAAATTTGGCGACAGCGTGAACACCGACGACATCCTGCCCGGCAAGTTCGCGCCCTTCATGGCCGGTGAAGACGTCTTCCAGACCTTCGCCTTCCACTACATCCGCCCCGAATTCGCCGCAGCCGTGCAGCCCGGCGACGTGCTGATCGGCGGGCGCAACTGGGGCCTGGGCTCCAGCCGCGAATATGCCCCGCTGGCGCTGAAGAAGCTGCGGATCGGCGCCATCGTGGCCCCCAGCTTCGCGCGGATCCACTACCGCAACCTGCTGAACCTGGGCATCCCCGCCTTCGAATACGACCTGACCGGCCTGCTGGACGACGGAGATCAGGTCTCGCTGGATGTGGACACGGGTGTGCTGACCCATCCGGGCGGTACCGTCCAGCTTCCGCCGCCGCCCGAATTCCTGCGCGAGGCGCTGGCCGAGGGCAGCATCCTGGCCTTCTTCAAGAAATACGGCCGCTTCCCCGGCGAGCGTCCGTCCTAA
- the lysW gene encoding lysine biosynthesis protein LysW, translating into MTTVQFENPDTGATIELTNPELGELVIDDETGVEYEVVSVEPPRLAAAPNEAEDWGE; encoded by the coding sequence ATGACTACCGTTCAATTTGAAAACCCAGATACCGGTGCGACCATCGAACTGACCAATCCCGAACTCGGCGAACTCGTCATCGACGACGAGACAGGTGTGGAATACGAGGTCGTGTCGGTCGAGCCGCCCCGGCTGGCCGCCGCCCCCAACGAAGCGGAGGACTGGGGCGAGTAA